A window of Agrobacterium tumefaciens contains these coding sequences:
- a CDS encoding sugar ABC transporter substrate-binding protein, with product MRKFIIGAAVSVLMGTAAHAETVGVSMALFDDNFLTVLRNGMQDYSKELKGVTLQVEDAQNDVAKQQSQIQNFIASKVDAIIVNPVDTDATAAMSKLAADAKIPLVYVNRQPVNVDSLPDGQAFVASEETVAGTLETKEVCRLLGGKGKAVVMMGELSNQGARMRTQAVHDVLKTDECKGISIVEEQTANWQRTQGADLVTNWLSSGVEFNAVIANNDEMAIGAIQALKSAGKDMKEYVVAGVDATQDALAAMQAGDLDVTVFQDAAGQGKGALDAALKLVKGDKVEKKVYIPFQLVTPENVKDYVAKN from the coding sequence ATGAGGAAATTCATCATCGGTGCAGCCGTATCTGTGCTTATGGGCACGGCGGCACATGCAGAGACTGTCGGCGTTTCGATGGCGCTGTTCGACGACAACTTCCTGACGGTGCTGCGCAATGGCATGCAGGACTATTCCAAGGAGCTGAAGGGCGTTACCCTCCAGGTCGAAGACGCGCAGAACGACGTCGCCAAGCAGCAGAGCCAGATCCAGAATTTCATCGCCTCCAAGGTCGATGCGATCATCGTCAACCCCGTCGATACGGACGCGACGGCCGCCATGTCGAAGCTTGCCGCCGATGCCAAGATTCCGCTCGTCTACGTCAACCGCCAGCCGGTGAACGTTGACAGCCTGCCGGATGGCCAGGCCTTCGTGGCTTCCGAAGAAACAGTCGCCGGCACGCTCGAAACCAAAGAAGTCTGCCGCCTTCTCGGTGGTAAGGGCAAGGCCGTGGTGATGATGGGCGAGCTTTCCAACCAGGGCGCGCGCATGCGTACCCAGGCGGTTCATGATGTTCTCAAGACCGACGAGTGCAAAGGCATCTCGATCGTGGAGGAGCAGACTGCGAACTGGCAGCGTACCCAGGGTGCCGACCTCGTCACCAACTGGCTGTCGAGCGGCGTCGAGTTCAACGCCGTCATCGCCAACAACGACGAAATGGCCATCGGCGCCATCCAGGCTCTGAAGTCGGCCGGCAAGGACATGAAGGAATATGTCGTTGCCGGTGTGGATGCGACACAGGACGCACTTGCCGCGATGCAGGCGGGCGACCTCGATGTTACGGTTTTCCAGGACGCGGCAGGACAGGGCAAGGGCGCTCTTGATGCAGCGCTGAAGCTCGTGAAGGGCGACAAGGTCGAGAAGAAGGTCTACATTCCCTTCCAGCTCGTAACTCCTGAAAACGTCAAGGACTACGTGGCCAAGAACTAA